The following are encoded together in the Lagopus muta isolate bLagMut1 chromosome Z, bLagMut1 primary, whole genome shotgun sequence genome:
- the RIMOC1 gene encoding LOW QUALITY PROTEIN: RAB7A-interacting MON1-CCZ1 complex subunit 1 (The sequence of the model RefSeq protein was modified relative to this genomic sequence to represent the inferred CDS: inserted 1 base in 1 codon) — protein RTDGGKGCSATPRLHPPQLPREGAVRXELLRVRTALPLRLWRRPVASASGGAERGDERGRRGMAEAGNAVSALGPRLEALGRRLAAPRGAGGDGIFLAKGSAALERLKDLCKEGKEKAHHSTILQLYTQAVLDITYFEESQLVDEDFAGESSLQKVKELICILSDPEDLVRECSINEEPVNVLSTDLVECLYWRKGALFYMYCHRAKERSEWMRGNVALFKKCLNDGVHYLMKMLSFRCPLHLDGDVSLQDKDTARLLSEGIFSDTHLLAMMYSGEMCYWGLKYCREGKQENLKMTNSVSGSELGCRSQGALVDFRELGKTMLTKYIAVCEGLLKDQGWNTTSANQMLCYLRKTHS, from the exons CGTACTGACGGCGGGAAAGGGTGTAGCGCCACCCCGCGGCTCCATCCCCCGCAGCTCCCGAGAGAAGGCGCGGTCC CGGAGCTGCTGCGCGTGCGCACGGCGCTGCCGCTGCGGTTATGGCGGCGCCCCGTAGCTTCAGCGTCTGGCGGTGCCGAGCGCGGTGACGAGCGCGGGCGGCGGGGAATGGCCGAGGCGGGGAACGCGGTGTCCGCGCTGGGGCCGCGGCTGGAGGCGCTTGGCCGGCGGCTGGCGGCGCCGAGGGGAGCGGGCGGCGATG GTATCTTCTTAGCAaagggctctgctgctctggagaGACTGAAGGACCTCTgtaaagaagggaaagagaaagcacaTCATTCCACGATTCTACAGCTTTACACACAG GCTGTCCTAGACATTACCTATTTTGAGGAAAGCCAGCTTGTGGATGAAGATTTTGCAGGGGAATCTTCATTACAAAAAGTTAAAGAACTTATCTGTATTCTTTCAGACCCAGAAGACTTAGTGAGGGAATGCAGCATAAATGAAGAA CCTGTCAACGTCCTTAGTACAGACTTGGTAGAATGTCTTTACTGGAGAAAAGGAGCCCTGTTTTACATGTATTGCCatagagcaaaagaaaggagCGAATGGATGAGAGGAAACgttgctttatttaaaaag TGTCTTAATGATGGAGTTCATTACCTGATGAAGATGCTTAGCTTTAGATGCCCTCTTCATTTAGATGGAGATGTCTCACTTCAAGATAAAGACACAGCTAGACTACTCAgtgaag GTATATTTAGTGACACGCACTTACTGGCCATGATGTACAGTGGAGAAATGTGCTACTGGGGACTGAAATACTGTAGAGAGGGAAAGCAGGAGAACCTCAAGATGACGAACTCAGTGTCTGGCAGTGAGCTGGGCTGCAGATCACAGGGTGCACTGGTGGATTTCCGAGAGCTGGGCAAAACCATGTTAACAAAGTACATTGCTGTGTGTGAGGGACTTTTAAAAGACCAAGGATGGAACACAACAAGTGCAAACCAGATGCTATGTTACCTCAGGAAAACCCACAGCTAG
- the FBXO4 gene encoding F-box only protein 4 — MAAERGGLEAAVRGRLRGLRERWVRGSRERGAAAAEPGSADGAEEAAEEVSALQALPIDVQLYIMSFLSPQDLCRLGCTSCYWRVAVQDPLLWRNFLLRDLPIWTSVDWKSLPAAEIFNKAFSQVSDEALYDYMAAYKKSCPQTRRSLKSSRPRYGAVASFLQSLVTQSEPRFAMFGPGLEELDDSLVQKMMTCPEILLVAGLPQRRIHGIGSGVSFQMNNNQKFNIVTLYSTTSVERKRAREEQASVVNKMFYQQNSTAGNQQAVQYNVIAQVKRVCEVVDGFIYVANAEAHKKHDREEELAHILAMIDPALGPPNRPLLVLSCVSHFGVERIPCVHMAHQLQLNLLPRPWMVQDTVAATLSGLLSGIEWLLEEADCKNAQ, encoded by the exons ATggcggcggagcgcggcgggcTGGAGGCGGCGGTGCGCGGCCGCCTGCGCGGGCTGCGGGAGCGCTGGGTGCGGGGCAGCCGGGAGCGGGGTGCGGCGGCCGCCGAGCCGGGCTCCGCAGACGGCGCCGAGGAGGCGGCGGAGGAAGTGAGCGCCCTGCAGGCACTGCCG ATCGACGTGCAGCTGTATATCAtgtccttcctctctccccaaGACCTGTGCCGCTTGGGGTGCACGAGTTGTTACTGGAGGGTGGCTGTGCAGGACCCCCTGCTGTGGAGGAATTTTCTCCTGCGGGATCTCCCGATTTGGACATCTGTTGATTGGAAATCTCTCCCAGCCGCAGAAATTTTTAATAAAGCCTTTTCACAAGTCAGCGATGAAGCCCTGTATGATTATATGGCAGC ATATAAAAAAAGCTGTCCCCAGACCAGAAGAAGTTTGAAATCAAGCCGCCCCCGCTATGGTGCAGTCGCTTCCTTTTTGCAATCGCTGGTCACTCAGTCAGAACCTCGCTTTGCTATGTTTGGGCCGGGTTTGGAAGAGCTGGATGACTCTTTAGTACAAAAGATGATGACGTGCCCAGAAATCCTGCTAGTGGCTGGCTTACCTCAAAGACGAATTCATG gAATTGGATCAGGAGTCAGTTTTCAGATGAATAATAATCAAAAATTCAACATTGTGACGTTGTACTCAACCACCAG TGTGGAAAGGAAGAGAGCGAGAGAAGAACAAGCTTCTGTTGTGAATAAGATGTTCTAccagcagaacagcactgcagggaatCAACAAGCTGTGCAGTACAACGTAATAGCTCAAGTTAAAAGGGTGTGCGAAGTAGTTGATGGATTCATTTATGTTGCTAATGCAGAAGCTCATAAAA AGCATGATCGTGAGGAGGAACTGGCTCATATTTTGGCTATGATTGATCCAGCCCTTGGGCCTCCTAACAGACCTCTGCTAGTTCTGTCTTGTGTCTCTCATTTTGGTGTGGAAAGGATTCCTTGTGTTCATATGGCACATCAGCTGCAACTAAATCTGCTACCTCGACCCTGGATG gtGCAGGACACTGTAGCTGCAACTTTAAGTGGATTGCTAAGTGGAATTGAATGGCTCTTGGAGGAAGCGGATTGTAAAAATGCACAATAG